The Lycium barbarum isolate Lr01 chromosome 12, ASM1917538v2, whole genome shotgun sequence genome includes a region encoding these proteins:
- the LOC132622075 gene encoding protein CONSERVED IN THE GREEN LINEAGE AND DIATOMS 27, chloroplastic isoform X2: protein MLRLNLYSSIVPSPIEVNNIGRSFRALIILTNKQTIVCRRNISVKALKDGMNGGTNGSGLGGRSWDPGLEIEVPFEQRPVNEYSSLKDETLYSWAELGPGSFFLRLGGLWLVTFTVLGAPVAAASFNPAKDPLRFLLAASTGTLFLVALIVLRIYLGWSYVGDRLLSAVIPYEETGWYDGQMWVKPPEVKPVIKMLKQTLVGTGALLVAAVSLFIFATPVEDFIHDTFTTKENSLSSTSKSSTKKPGIRKEELLRLPLKVKEDDDLAKAAAEAADGRPVYCRDRYYRALAGGQYCKSEDLLQ, encoded by the exons ATGCTGAGGCTAAATTTATATAGTTCCATAGTCCCTAGTCCAATAGAAGTCAACAATATTGGCAGAAGCTTCCGTGCGTTGATCATTTTGACCAACAAACAAACGATTGTATGTAGGAGAAATATTAGTGTCAAAGCCCTGAAAGATGGGATGAACGGTGGCACAAATGGCAGCGGATTAGGTGGTCGTAGTTGGGACCCTGGCTTGGAAATTGAGGTGCCATTTGAACAAAGGCCG GTGAATGAGTACTCATCTCTGAAGGATGAAACTTTATACTCTTGGGCAGAATTGGGTCCAGGGTCCTTCTTCCTACGTCTTGGGGGACTTTGGTTAGTCACATTCACCGTTTTGGGAGCACCTGTTGCTGCTGCAAGCTTCAATCCTGCAAAG GATCCTTTAAGATTTCTCCTGGCTGCAAGTACTGGGACTCTTTTTCTTGTTGCATTGATTGTCCTGAGAATTTATCTG GGATGGAGCTATGTTGGAGATAGGCTTTTATCAGCAGTTATACCTTATGAAGAAACCGGATGGTACGATGGACAGATGTGGGTGAAGCCCCCTGAG GTGAAACCAGTCATTAAAATGCTGAAGCAAACCCTGGTTGGGACAGGGGCTTTACTAGTTGCAGCAGTCTCCTTATTCATATTTGCAACACCAGTAGAGGATTTCATCCACGACACTTTCACAACAAAAGAAAACTCATTGAGTTCCACTTCAAAGAGCAGCACAAAAAAACCAGGCATCAG GAAAGAAGAGCTGTTAAGATTACCATTAAAAGTCAAGGAGGACGATGATCTGGCGAAAGCTGCCGCTGAAGCAGCTGATGGAAGGCCAGTTTATTGCAGAGATAGATATTATCGTGCATTGGCCGGTGGACAGTACTGCAAATCAGAAGACCTACTTCAATAA
- the LOC132622075 gene encoding protein CONSERVED IN THE GREEN LINEAGE AND DIATOMS 27, chloroplastic isoform X1 has translation MLRLNLYSSIVPSPIEVNNIGRSFRALIILTNKQTIVCRRNISVKALKDGMNGGTNGSGLGGRSWDPGLEIEVPFEQRPVNEYSSLKDETLYSWAELGPGSFFLRLGGLWLVTFTVLGAPVAAASFNPAKDPLRFLLAASTGTLFLVALIVLRIYLGWSYVGDRLLSAVIPYEETGWYDGQMWVKPPEILARDRLLGSYKVKPVIKMLKQTLVGTGALLVAAVSLFIFATPVEDFIHDTFTTKENSLSSTSKSSTKKPGIRKEELLRLPLKVKEDDDLAKAAAEAADGRPVYCRDRYYRALAGGQYCKSEDLLQ, from the exons ATGCTGAGGCTAAATTTATATAGTTCCATAGTCCCTAGTCCAATAGAAGTCAACAATATTGGCAGAAGCTTCCGTGCGTTGATCATTTTGACCAACAAACAAACGATTGTATGTAGGAGAAATATTAGTGTCAAAGCCCTGAAAGATGGGATGAACGGTGGCACAAATGGCAGCGGATTAGGTGGTCGTAGTTGGGACCCTGGCTTGGAAATTGAGGTGCCATTTGAACAAAGGCCG GTGAATGAGTACTCATCTCTGAAGGATGAAACTTTATACTCTTGGGCAGAATTGGGTCCAGGGTCCTTCTTCCTACGTCTTGGGGGACTTTGGTTAGTCACATTCACCGTTTTGGGAGCACCTGTTGCTGCTGCAAGCTTCAATCCTGCAAAG GATCCTTTAAGATTTCTCCTGGCTGCAAGTACTGGGACTCTTTTTCTTGTTGCATTGATTGTCCTGAGAATTTATCTG GGATGGAGCTATGTTGGAGATAGGCTTTTATCAGCAGTTATACCTTATGAAGAAACCGGATGGTACGATGGACAGATGTGGGTGAAGCCCCCTGAG ATCTTAGCTCGTGATAGGCTGCTGGGCTCTTATAAG GTGAAACCAGTCATTAAAATGCTGAAGCAAACCCTGGTTGGGACAGGGGCTTTACTAGTTGCAGCAGTCTCCTTATTCATATTTGCAACACCAGTAGAGGATTTCATCCACGACACTTTCACAACAAAAGAAAACTCATTGAGTTCCACTTCAAAGAGCAGCACAAAAAAACCAGGCATCAG GAAAGAAGAGCTGTTAAGATTACCATTAAAAGTCAAGGAGGACGATGATCTGGCGAAAGCTGCCGCTGAAGCAGCTGATGGAAGGCCAGTTTATTGCAGAGATAGATATTATCGTGCATTGGCCGGTGGACAGTACTGCAAATCAGAAGACCTACTTCAATAA